A part of Bacteroidia bacterium genomic DNA contains:
- a CDS encoding transposase family protein, whose protein sequence is MMIFANADKCIRYLSYAYQGTCHDFTILKMELQPEKGGWLDHQTVHVDLGYQGIEKIYRMGQLQIPEKKKKKTALSEEQKKCNREKSSFRVKVENSIAGMKRFRFMSDRIRTKNICFYNKVAGISAGLWNFNLTN, encoded by the coding sequence ATGATGATTTTTGCCAACGCAGATAAATGCATCCGTTACCTCAGTTATGCCTATCAGGGCACTTGTCATGACTTTACGATTTTGAAAATGGAGTTGCAGCCGGAAAAGGGGGGATGGTTGGATCACCAGACGGTCCACGTTGATTTGGGCTATCAGGGAATCGAGAAAATCTATCGCATGGGACAACTGCAAATCCCGGAGAAGAAAAAGAAGAAAACAGCTTTGAGCGAAGAGCAGAAAAAGTGCAATCGGGAGAAAAGTTCTTTTCGGGTAAAGGTGGAAAATTCCATCGCCGGAATGAAACGATTTCGCTTTATGAGTGATCGTATCCGGACAAAAAATATCTGTTTTTACAATAAAGTCGCCGGAATTTCCGCCGGTTTATGGAATTTTAACCTAACTAATTGA
- a CDS encoding phospholipase D-like domain-containing protein has product MNNYQQEIRSIFETATTSIQVAVSWFTDEFLINLLIKRANKVRIELLLSSDEVNLLRHKNFKQLQLAGAKVNKIGSDSAIHGEFMHSKFIIIDEKYAYGGSYNFTDNAKSNFENFNQLAFGEVQKMLQNFKNWFNRSIDFFKDITNADEIVRKLKQKFIEEEEQKQSLINRMKALDFSERDYIQQKEKQQVVQQKENALAGVMMQVINEDTKKEKLRETANNISSNSHKITSNGSISQNEQGISSKPHRFYGGSSISIFTGNKQPRSFGLAYYQKLHIEKNFDFLKCRIENDTLICTGFLQPETCDRYKVRILFRAGHFPQVFILSPNIEPRADIHIYKEGSLCLFYPGDLKWKDITKIAEYTIPWIVEWIVYYELWKLTGEWEGAEKTHVENVA; this is encoded by the coding sequence ATGAATAATTATCAGCAAGAAATACGCAGCATTTTTGAAACGGCGACAACTTCAATACAAGTTGCAGTTTCATGGTTTACCGATGAATTTCTGATTAACTTACTAATTAAACGAGCAAATAAAGTTCGTATAGAATTACTTTTGTCATCGGACGAAGTTAACTTATTACGTCATAAAAATTTCAAGCAGTTACAATTGGCAGGTGCAAAAGTCAATAAAATCGGCTCGGATAGTGCCATTCACGGCGAATTTATGCATAGCAAGTTCATTATTATTGACGAAAAATATGCTTACGGCGGTTCATATAATTTTACCGACAACGCAAAATCAAATTTCGAAAATTTTAATCAATTAGCTTTTGGCGAAGTACAAAAAATGCTTCAAAACTTTAAAAACTGGTTTAACAGAAGCATAGACTTTTTCAAGGACATAACAAATGCTGATGAAATCGTACGAAAGTTAAAGCAAAAGTTTATTGAAGAAGAAGAACAAAAACAATCTTTAATAAACAGAATGAAAGCCTTAGATTTTTCCGAAAGAGATTATATTCAACAGAAAGAAAAACAGCAAGTTGTTCAACAAAAGGAAAATGCTTTGGCTGGTGTAATGATGCAAGTTATAAACGAAGATACCAAAAAAGAAAAGTTAAGGGAAACGGCTAATAACATCTCATCAAATAGCCATAAAATTACAAGCAACGGAAGTATTTCGCAAAATGAACAAGGAATATCGTCCAAACCGCATAGATTTTATGGTGGCAGTTCGATTTCTATATTTACAGGAAATAAACAACCACGCTCATTTGGATTGGCGTATTATCAAAAATTACATATCGAAAAGAATTTTGACTTTCTAAAATGCCGTATTGAAAATGATACATTAATCTGTACCGGCTTTTTGCAACCCGAGACTTGCGACCGTTATAAGGTCAGAATTTTATTCAGGGCTGGACATTTTCCGCAAGTATTTATTTTGTCGCCTAATATTGAGCCGAGAGCAGATATCCATATTTACAAAGAAGGCAGTTTATGTTTATTCTATCCGGGCGATTTGAAATGGAAAGATATTACAAAAATTGCCGAATATACAATTCCATGGATAGTTGAATGGATTGTGTATTATGAACTTTGGAAATTAACGGGCGAGTGGGAAGGTGCAGAAAAGACACACGTTGAAAACGTTGCATGA
- a CDS encoding IS5 family transposase: MTTQYSELTDAQWESISEFFDWKRKRTMPIRCVVNAILYLVQTGCQWRNLPPHFPKWSAVYYYFDKWNKDGTMDQVNLALNQQDQVREGRAQLPSLVCIDSQSVKLAPMIFEHRGIDANKRINGRKRQLVVDVGGRIFDVEVHAAHLHDGTEGKRLLGQISAYSERLEKILGDQSYQGSFAAETEKLGLIFECASKPESAKGFVPVAKRWVVERTIAWTNFFRRIVKDYEHTLRSAKYWLIWANISIILNRIT, from the coding sequence ATGACCACTCAGTATAGCGAACTCACTGATGCCCAATGGGAGTCAATATCGGAATTTTTTGATTGGAAACGCAAACGAACGATGCCGATCCGTTGTGTAGTGAATGCGATTTTATATCTGGTACAGACCGGATGTCAATGGCGAAATCTGCCGCCTCATTTTCCGAAATGGTCGGCCGTGTACTACTATTTTGATAAATGGAATAAAGATGGGACGATGGATCAGGTGAATCTAGCCTTAAACCAACAAGATCAGGTACGGGAAGGTCGTGCGCAGCTTCCTTCTCTTGTCTGTATTGACAGTCAAAGTGTTAAGCTGGCGCCCATGATCTTTGAACATCGGGGAATCGATGCTAATAAGCGCATCAATGGTCGGAAACGCCAGTTGGTAGTAGATGTGGGCGGGCGGATTTTTGATGTGGAAGTCCATGCAGCCCATCTCCATGATGGCACAGAAGGGAAGCGCCTCCTGGGGCAGATTTCGGCCTATTCGGAGCGGTTAGAAAAAATCCTGGGTGATCAATCCTACCAGGGAAGTTTTGCAGCGGAAACCGAAAAATTAGGGTTGATTTTTGAGTGTGCCTCCAAACCCGAAAGTGCTAAGGGCTTTGTGCCGGTCGCCAAACGATGGGTAGTGGAACGCACCATTGCCTGGACAAATTTCTTCCGAAGGATTGTCAAAGACTATGAACATACCCTCCGATCGGCCAAATATTGGCTCATTTGGGCCAATATTTCGATTATTTTAAACCGAATTACCTGA
- a CDS encoding tetratricopeptide repeat protein: MKYKLLLAILLFVLSGHSFAQNNSSNVKPPKIEEELKLKIEFLEKEVESFKETKKNILQLNNELEIKYRILENKIEGLNSTNQEKNDIAGKIIDWSAWLFSLMVLILGIAGWVAADRFSKIDLIRKELKELLGKTKTELDKQINEIEHLKAEFEREKEIAIDLMFPILEAQWFNYQGDFDKSISAYKRAQKIKPDYKLISYKLNKLLIEKGIFKEAIKNLEVLIEKYPDDIQLNRRLAEGYRRIGDFDSAEIVINKVLSKVDYPSVHYELGCIKLFSAKYKEAEESFKKANRFFFSEDGMYRYWVYVNLAIVQKLMGNQEESRLNSNKAIEILEPRTKSTPKNPHIWSYLALAYLSEKDNYKKSLHAFEQAIQYNLPISLATSALDRVSLLVDHIENKIEKKSIHEIKDFLKKYVS; this comes from the coding sequence ATGAAATACAAACTTTTATTAGCTATTCTATTATTTGTTTTGAGTGGTCATTCCTTTGCTCAAAATAATTCCTCAAATGTAAAACCTCCGAAAATTGAAGAGGAATTAAAATTGAAAATCGAATTTCTTGAAAAGGAAGTAGAGAGTTTTAAAGAAACAAAAAAAAATATCTTACAGCTCAATAATGAATTAGAAATAAAATATAGAATTCTGGAAAATAAGATTGAGGGTTTAAATTCAACCAACCAGGAAAAAAATGATATCGCTGGAAAAATTATTGATTGGTCCGCTTGGCTATTTAGTCTTATGGTTTTAATTCTTGGAATAGCAGGTTGGGTAGCAGCAGACCGATTTTCAAAAATTGATTTAATCAGAAAAGAGCTGAAAGAATTATTAGGAAAAACAAAAACTGAACTTGATAAACAAATCAATGAAATTGAACATTTAAAAGCTGAATTTGAAAGAGAGAAGGAAATAGCAATTGATTTGATGTTTCCAATATTAGAAGCACAATGGTTTAATTATCAGGGTGATTTTGATAAATCAATTAGTGCATATAAAAGAGCTCAGAAAATCAAACCAGATTATAAGCTTATTTCATATAAATTAAATAAATTATTAATTGAGAAAGGAATATTTAAAGAAGCGATTAAAAATCTTGAAGTATTAATAGAGAAGTATCCAGATGATATTCAACTTAATCGAAGACTTGCTGAAGGTTATCGTAGAATTGGTGATTTTGATTCCGCAGAAATAGTTATTAATAAGGTTTTAAGTAAAGTCGATTACCCGTCAGTTCATTATGAACTTGGATGTATAAAATTATTTTCTGCTAAGTATAAAGAAGCGGAAGAAAGCTTTAAAAAAGCCAATAGATTCTTTTTTTCAGAAGATGGTATGTATAGATATTGGGTTTATGTAAACTTGGCAATTGTTCAAAAGTTAATGGGAAATCAAGAGGAATCAAGATTAAATTCAAATAAAGCAATTGAAATACTCGAACCTAGAACAAAATCAACACCTAAAAATCCACATATTTGGTCTTATTTAGCTTTAGCCTATTTGTCTGAAAAAGATAACTATAAAAAATCTCTTCATGCTTTTGAACAGGCAATACAGTATAATTTACCAATTTCTTTGGCAACTTCAGCTTTAGATAGAGTCAGTTTACTTGTAGATCACATTGAAAATAAAATCGAGAAAAAGAGCATTCATGAAATAAAAGATTTTTTGAAAAAATATGTCAGCTAA
- a CDS encoding transposase family protein: MMIFANADKCIRYLSYAYQGTCHDFTILKMELQPEKGGWLDHQTVHVDLGYQGIEKIYRMGQLQIPEKKKKKTALSEEQKKCNREKSSFRVKVENSIAGMKRFRFMSDRIRTKNICFYNKVAGISAGLWNFNLTN, translated from the coding sequence ATGATGATTTTTGCCAACGCAGATAAATGCATCCGTTACCTCAGTTATGCCTATCAGGGCACTTGTCATGACTTTACGATTTTGAAAATGGAGTTGCAGCCGGAAAAGGGGGGATGGTTGGATCACCAGACGGTCCACGTTGATTTGGGCTATCAGGGAATCGAGAAAATCTATCGCATGGGACAACTGCAAATCCCGGAGAAGAAAAAGAAGAAAACAGCTTTGAGCGAAGAGCAGAAAAAGTGCAATCGGGAGAAAAGTTCTTTTCGGGTAAAGGTGGAAAATTCCATCGCCGGAATGAAACGATTTCGCTTTATGAGTGATCGTATCCGGACAAAAAATATCTGTTTTTACAATAAAGTCGCCGGAATTTCCGCCGGTTTATGGAACTTTAACCTAACTAATTGA
- a CDS encoding TolC family protein: protein MLKPLILVYFLFPFLIFSQPTLSLEEAISTSLTQNYGIQIAELDEKAAQMQVYKSNAGIGPQISLNANASATGSNTRQVFLDGREVDRWGRVFSPNTNIALNWTLYDGKRMQNMFLRLNQLSQLSSMEKQLAIQNTVLQVMSAYYDVMKQKATISYMNTLLKYYQDRLNITEERWNVGKGAKGDYLLSQTDLNTQLSDLEAAKNQLQNAKIYLNFLLNRDINTVFDVQENVDLGNEFDLNTLIENAQTNNKELLILRKSVEISRSVERETAAAKLPRIGFNSTLGYTYSNSNANFILTNRNALFSVGLSASWTLYDGHHNNQQIAISKVNTEIIETQEQSLMAQIVGDLTAAYNQYEADKRILNIEENNLKLAEENLVISIEKFRLGGSAILDLNEAQRRFDLALNRQITAQYNVKFSELELLRLSGALGQ from the coding sequence ATGTTAAAGCCTCTTATACTGGTATATTTTCTTTTTCCATTCCTGATTTTCAGTCAACCTACTCTGAGTCTGGAAGAAGCAATCAGTACCTCATTAACCCAAAATTACGGCATCCAAATCGCAGAACTGGATGAAAAAGCCGCACAGATGCAGGTGTACAAATCCAACGCCGGCATAGGCCCCCAAATCAGTCTCAATGCCAACGCATCCGCAACAGGAAGCAATACCAGACAGGTTTTTCTCGATGGCCGCGAAGTTGACCGCTGGGGAAGAGTATTTTCGCCCAATACCAATATCGCCCTCAACTGGACGCTCTATGATGGGAAAAGAATGCAAAATATGTTTCTCCGCCTCAACCAGCTAAGCCAGTTGAGCAGTATGGAAAAACAATTAGCCATCCAAAATACGGTCCTCCAGGTGATGAGCGCCTACTACGACGTGATGAAACAAAAGGCGACCATTTCTTATATGAATACCCTCCTGAAATATTATCAGGACCGGTTGAATATCACTGAAGAAAGGTGGAATGTGGGAAAAGGGGCGAAAGGTGACTACCTTCTTTCCCAAACCGATCTCAATACGCAGTTGTCAGATCTTGAGGCTGCAAAAAATCAATTACAAAACGCAAAGATATACCTCAACTTCCTGCTCAACCGGGATATTAATACAGTATTTGATGTGCAGGAAAATGTGGATCTTGGAAATGAGTTTGACCTAAATACCCTCATAGAAAATGCACAAACCAATAATAAGGAATTGCTCATCCTGCGAAAATCAGTGGAAATCAGCCGGTCTGTAGAAAGGGAAACCGCAGCAGCAAAACTGCCCCGGATTGGCTTCAATTCTACCCTCGGATATACCTACTCCAACAGCAACGCCAACTTCATCCTGACCAACCGAAACGCGCTCTTCTCTGTCGGACTCTCTGCCAGTTGGACACTTTATGACGGCCACCACAACAACCAGCAGATTGCCATTTCAAAAGTCAATACCGAAATCATCGAAACACAGGAGCAGTCGCTGATGGCTCAAATTGTGGGAGATCTTACTGCCGCTTACAATCAATACGAAGCCGATAAAAGAATCCTGAATATCGAGGAAAATAACCTGAAGCTTGCCGAAGAGAATCTGGTGATTTCCATTGAGAAATTTCGCCTCGGCGGTTCTGCCATCCTCGATCTCAACGAAGCCCAGCGCAGGTTTGACCTGGCGCTCAACCGGCAGATTACGGCCCAGTACAATGTAAAATTTTCCGAACTGGAGCTGTTGAGACTAAGCGGCGCATTGGGGCAGTAG
- a CDS encoding efflux RND transporter permease subunit gives MSISTLSIKRPVLAIVMNLMILLFGVIAYTYLGVREYPGIDPPIVSIRTSYPGANSSIIEAEITEPLEKAINSVEGIRTVSSASNQGSSNITIEFNLDVEMEQAANDVRDKVSQAVSQLPKDIDGLPTVSKSDADSETIMAMTLESSDRSLLELGDYADNVIAPRFETVPGVSNVQIWGLKRYAMRIWMEPDRMASQGVTTQDVKAALDRENIELPSGKLQGDNTELTVKTIGRFRTEDDFNNLIVKTIGDKNIRLQDVGYAVLGPDNEESILRINNVPRVGVAIKPQPGSNYLEIAEEVKKRFNEINQDLPADFTFSMFLDYTVFISQAIEEVAETLMIAIILVVIIIFLFFRDWVIAIRPLIDIPVSLVGTFFIMWVFGFSINVLTLLAIVLATGLVVDDGIVVTENIYKKLEQGMSPVEAAVKGANEIIFAILSTSFTLAAVFLPVIFMDGFVGKLFREFGIVLASAVLISAFVSLTLTPMLNAYLVRKKDKPNRFYEKTEPFFRAMENSYHEGLGKFLAKRWVAFPIFAVIIAMIYFFGSSLKSELAPLDDRSVIRASMSTPEGSSYEFMDNYVQRAADMMMRDLPEAEGVMTYTAPGFAGSGAPNTAFSRITLVDPQERTRTQAELTNYLNSQFKKMPDGKAFATEQPTIAVNKRAGLPVQFVLQAPDFEVLREYVPRFLQEMEGDPAFTVFDTDLKFNKPELDITIDREKAKSMGVSVSDVAVTMQLAFAGQRFGYFQMNGRQYPVIGQFDRGNRDEPLDLKSLYVKNNQGTLIQLDNIVKTEEESSPPQLYHYNRFMSATISAGLAPGKTIGEGIEAMESIRDRLGDPRIRAELTGSSRDFQESSNSTLFSFLLALILVYLILAAQFESFIDPFVIMLTVPLAVAGAVFSLWLFDQTLNIFSQIGIIMLIGLVTKNGILIVEFANQLREKGMSVAEAAHEAATMRMRPIIMTTLATALGALPIALALGSAGESRMSMGIVVIGGLLFSLALTLYVIPAMYIYLARKKNYERMRDIDKIAAQIA, from the coding sequence ATGTCCATCTCAACCTTATCCATCAAACGCCCGGTACTGGCAATTGTGATGAACCTCATGATCCTTCTTTTTGGGGTAATCGCATATACGTATCTGGGTGTCAGGGAATATCCTGGCATCGACCCGCCAATTGTTTCAATCAGAACCAGTTACCCCGGTGCCAACTCCTCCATTATTGAAGCTGAAATCACAGAACCCCTGGAGAAAGCGATCAATAGTGTAGAAGGTATCCGCACGGTGAGTTCTGCCAGTAATCAGGGCTCCAGCAATATTACCATTGAGTTTAATCTTGATGTGGAAATGGAGCAGGCAGCCAATGATGTGCGGGACAAAGTTTCCCAGGCGGTGTCCCAACTTCCCAAAGATATCGATGGTCTGCCGACAGTAAGCAAATCCGACGCCGATTCGGAGACCATTATGGCGATGACTCTCGAAAGTTCTGACCGCTCGTTATTAGAATTGGGCGATTATGCAGACAATGTCATTGCCCCGCGCTTTGAAACGGTACCGGGTGTCAGTAATGTGCAGATATGGGGATTAAAACGTTATGCCATGCGGATTTGGATGGAACCAGACCGGATGGCTTCACAGGGTGTTACTACCCAGGATGTAAAAGCAGCCCTTGACAGAGAAAATATCGAGCTGCCAAGTGGAAAACTTCAGGGCGACAATACCGAACTTACCGTAAAAACTATTGGCAGGTTCAGGACAGAAGACGACTTTAACAATCTGATTGTCAAAACAATCGGCGATAAAAATATTCGGCTCCAGGACGTGGGATATGCCGTACTTGGCCCTGACAATGAGGAATCTATCCTCCGAATCAATAATGTGCCCCGCGTAGGTGTTGCCATCAAACCTCAGCCAGGCTCCAACTATCTGGAAATTGCTGAAGAAGTAAAAAAACGATTCAACGAAATCAACCAGGATCTCCCCGCTGATTTTACCTTTAGTATGTTTCTCGACTATACCGTTTTCATTTCCCAGGCGATTGAGGAAGTGGCAGAAACGCTGATGATCGCGATCATTCTGGTGGTAATCATTATATTTTTATTTTTCAGGGACTGGGTTATTGCTATCCGGCCATTGATCGACATACCGGTTTCTCTGGTAGGAACATTTTTCATCATGTGGGTCTTTGGGTTTTCGATCAACGTGCTGACCCTTCTGGCAATTGTACTGGCAACGGGTCTGGTTGTCGATGACGGGATTGTGGTAACAGAAAATATTTACAAAAAACTCGAACAGGGAATGAGTCCTGTCGAAGCAGCAGTAAAAGGGGCAAACGAAATTATTTTTGCGATTCTTTCTACCTCCTTCACACTGGCAGCGGTTTTTCTTCCGGTAATATTTATGGATGGGTTTGTTGGAAAATTATTCAGAGAGTTTGGGATTGTGCTCGCAAGTGCGGTGTTGATTTCAGCTTTTGTTTCCCTCACCCTTACACCTATGCTGAATGCCTATCTGGTGCGGAAAAAAGACAAGCCCAACCGTTTTTACGAAAAAACTGAGCCCTTTTTCCGGGCCATGGAAAACAGCTATCACGAAGGGCTGGGAAAATTTTTGGCCAAACGATGGGTTGCCTTTCCCATATTTGCGGTAATTATCGCGATGATTTATTTCTTTGGGTCAAGCCTTAAATCAGAGCTGGCCCCTCTTGACGACCGCAGCGTAATCAGGGCCAGTATGTCAACGCCTGAAGGTTCTTCTTACGAATTTATGGACAACTATGTCCAGCGCGCTGCCGATATGATGATGCGTGATCTTCCGGAGGCTGAAGGGGTAATGACTTATACCGCACCGGGATTTGCTGGCTCAGGCGCGCCAAATACCGCATTCTCACGTATCACCTTAGTCGATCCTCAGGAAAGAACCCGCACACAGGCCGAACTCACCAATTATCTCAATTCTCAGTTTAAAAAAATGCCGGATGGCAAAGCCTTTGCCACCGAACAGCCTACGATTGCAGTTAACAAAAGGGCCGGGTTGCCGGTGCAATTTGTGCTTCAGGCGCCTGATTTTGAGGTACTCCGTGAATATGTTCCACGCTTTCTTCAGGAAATGGAAGGTGACCCTGCATTTACTGTTTTTGACACTGACCTCAAATTTAACAAACCAGAGCTGGACATTACCATAGACCGCGAAAAAGCCAAAAGTATGGGAGTATCCGTTTCTGATGTTGCAGTAACCATGCAGTTGGCTTTTGCGGGACAGCGATTTGGCTATTTCCAAATGAATGGCCGCCAATATCCGGTCATCGGGCAATTTGACAGAGGAAACAGAGATGAACCGCTGGATTTAAAATCACTCTACGTCAAAAATAATCAGGGTACGCTCATTCAGCTTGACAATATTGTCAAAACCGAAGAGGAAAGCAGCCCGCCACAGCTTTATCACTACAACCGTTTTATGAGTGCGACCATCTCTGCGGGACTGGCTCCGGGCAAAACGATTGGCGAAGGTATAGAAGCGATGGAATCTATCAGAGACAGGCTGGGCGACCCCCGTATCAGAGCCGAACTTACCGGCAGCTCAAGAGATTTTCAGGAAAGCTCCAACAGCACGTTATTTTCCTTTTTGCTCGCACTGATTTTGGTTTACCTGATATTGGCTGCGCAGTTTGAGAGTTTTATCGATCCATTTGTGATTATGCTTACTGTGCCTTTGGCCGTAGCAGGTGCCGTATTTTCGCTGTGGTTGTTTGACCAGACATTAAATATTTTCAGCCAGATCGGTATTATTATGCTGATCGGACTGGTGACGAAAAACGGTATTCTGATTGTCGAATTTGCCAATCAGCTTCGGGAGAAAGGAATGAGTGTTGCGGAAGCTGCCCATGAAGCCGCCACGATGCGTATGCGTCCCATCATTATGACTACACTCGCGACCGCACTTGGTGCATTGCCGATCGCCTTAGCGCTGGGATCTGCCGGCGAAAGCCGTATGTCGATGGGTATTGTGGTTATTGGCGGATTGCTGTTCTCGCTGGCACTTACACTCTACGTTATCCCGGCAATGTATATTTATCTTGCCCGTAAGAAAAACTACGAACGGATGAGAGACATTGATAAAATCGCTGCCCAGATAGCCTGA
- a CDS encoding efflux RND transporter periplasmic adaptor subunit: MRPLIIILVVIVLLIAGKFLFFASSSTPQSPTSQQRTASASAGAIPVNIYLAKEEVTDNTVYASGTIVANEEVELKSEVSGRLIKLYFKEGSFVQKGQLIAKLNDDELVAQLKKLDYEEQLAKQIEARQKKLLDINAISKEEYDIAMNQVNTLSADKELLQVQLAKTAIRAPFSGRIGLKNISEGAYITPAVIIAQIIQTNPVKIDFPVPEKYASMIQNGQKVSFSIDGSENIFEATVLAVDPRVDEDLRTLMIRASYNNTNGRLLPGMFVRVTVPLGSEKSIMVPSEAIVPILKGKKVYLMKEGKATEAIVQTGLRNEKSVQVLDGISVGDSVIVSGLMTVKTNSAVTVKELIK; this comes from the coding sequence ATGCGTCCTCTCATCATTATTCTGGTCGTAATTGTACTTCTGATTGCAGGAAAGTTTCTCTTCTTTGCCAGTAGTTCAACCCCCCAGAGTCCTACCTCACAACAAAGAACGGCCTCCGCATCGGCTGGTGCTATTCCTGTCAATATCTATCTGGCGAAGGAGGAAGTTACGGACAATACCGTTTATGCCTCAGGCACCATTGTCGCCAACGAAGAGGTAGAACTTAAAAGCGAAGTTTCCGGCAGGCTCATCAAACTCTACTTTAAAGAAGGGAGTTTTGTGCAGAAAGGTCAGTTGATCGCCAAACTCAACGACGATGAGCTGGTCGCTCAGTTGAAAAAGCTGGATTACGAAGAACAATTAGCCAAGCAGATTGAAGCCAGGCAGAAAAAACTCCTGGACATCAACGCCATCAGCAAAGAGGAATACGACATTGCCATGAACCAGGTCAATACCCTTAGTGCTGATAAGGAATTGCTACAGGTACAACTGGCAAAGACCGCTATCCGGGCACCCTTCAGCGGAAGAATTGGCCTGAAAAATATCAGCGAAGGGGCCTACATCACTCCTGCTGTGATCATCGCACAGATCATACAGACCAACCCGGTCAAAATCGATTTCCCCGTTCCCGAAAAATATGCATCTATGATCCAAAACGGTCAGAAAGTATCTTTTTCGATCGATGGATCTGAAAATATATTCGAAGCAACCGTACTGGCTGTCGATCCAAGGGTAGATGAAGACCTCCGTACCCTTATGATTCGCGCATCTTACAACAATACAAATGGAAGATTGCTGCCGGGAATGTTTGTAAGGGTAACCGTACCCCTCGGATCTGAGAAATCTATCATGGTTCCTTCTGAAGCCATTGTACCGATTCTGAAGGGGAAAAAAGTCTACCTGATGAAAGAGGGAAAAGCAACAGAAGCAATCGTACAAACGGGTCTGCGAAACGAAAAATCTGTCCAGGTTCTCGACGGAATCAGCGTGGGCGACTCAGTGATCGTAAGCGGCTTGATGACCGTAAAAACCAATTCGGCAGTAACTGTGAAAGAACTGATTAAATAA
- a CDS encoding CofH family radical SAM protein: MNTNDLLKKALNFEFLTQEEGLYLHHNAETADLMYTANEMRKVHKKDTLGIVTWQIDRNVNTTNVCVANCKFCNFFVPPTEKYAHKAYITDDETYKIKAEETFALGGDQFLLQGGHHPDLGVEFYEDTFRKLKTWFPNLRLHTLGPPEIVHISQLSGLTYRETLTRLMAAGMDSMPGAGAEILNDRVRRIISNGKCSGKEWLDVMREAHQLGLTTSATMMFGHIETIEERFEHLIWIREVQSEKPEGQNGFKAFIPWPYQDDGTLLNRVKGIRNTVSADEYVRMIALSRIMLPNIENIQASWLTVGPEVAQLCLHGGANDLGSIMIEENVVSAAGAPYRLSAEEIQRVIIGAGFTPRLRNQLYDFRETPAPLEGKMLVA; encoded by the coding sequence ATGAACACCAACGACCTATTGAAAAAAGCCCTCAATTTTGAATTCCTGACACAGGAGGAGGGATTATATCTGCACCACAACGCCGAAACTGCCGATCTGATGTACACGGCAAACGAAATGCGGAAGGTGCACAAAAAAGATACTTTGGGCATCGTCACCTGGCAGATCGACCGGAATGTCAATACGACAAACGTATGTGTCGCCAACTGCAAATTTTGCAACTTTTTTGTTCCCCCGACTGAGAAATACGCCCATAAAGCCTATATCACGGACGACGAGACCTATAAGATAAAAGCCGAAGAAACCTTCGCCCTTGGCGGAGATCAGTTTCTCCTTCAGGGAGGCCACCATCCCGACCTCGGTGTGGAGTTTTATGAAGATACTTTCCGCAAACTGAAGACCTGGTTTCCCAATCTCCGCCTCCACACACTCGGGCCACCCGAGATTGTACATATATCCCAACTCTCCGGACTGACTTACCGGGAGACGCTTACCCGCCTGATGGCGGCAGGAATGGACTCTATGCCCGGGGCAGGAGCAGAAATCCTCAACGACAGGGTGCGTCGCATCATTTCCAACGGAAAATGTAGTGGTAAAGAATGGCTCGATGTAATGCGTGAAGCACACCAACTGGGCCTTACGACCAGCGCGACCATGATGTTTGGCCATATCGAAACGATCGAAGAGCGGTTTGAACACCTGATCTGGATCAGAGAAGTGCAATCAGAAAAACCTGAAGGACAAAACGGCTTCAAAGCCTTCATCCCCTGGCCATATCAGGACGACGGAACCCTCCTCAACCGAGTCAAAGGAATTCGCAACACGGTAAGTGCTGACGAATATGTGCGCATGATTGCCCTGAGCCGCATTATGCTTCCCAATATCGAAAATATTCAGGCTTCATGGCTGACGGTGGGCCCGGAAGTTGCCCAGCTTTGTCTTCATGGCGGTGCCAATGACCTGGGATCGATTATGATCGAAGAAAATGTCGTTTCCGCTGCCGGCGCTCCTTACAGACTGAGCGCTGAGGAAATTCAGCGGGTGATCATCGGAGCGGGTTTTACCCCCAGACTGAGAAATCAACTGTATGATTTCAGGGAAACACCGGCACCTTTGGAGGGAAAAATGCTTGTGGCATAG